One segment of Thunnus thynnus chromosome 19, fThuThy2.1, whole genome shotgun sequence DNA contains the following:
- the sptan1 gene encoding spectrin alpha chain, non-erythrocytic 1 isoform X5 codes for MVCFPQKMDTAGAKVLETAEDIQERRQQVLDRYRRFKDLSIMRRQKLEDSYRFQFFRRDADELEKWIQEKLQIASDENYKDPSNLQGKLQKHQAFEAEVQANSGAIVKLDDTGNLMITEGHFASETIRTRLEELHRLWDLLLQRTKEKGMRLLQAQKLVQYLRECEDALDWISDKEAMATSEELGQDLEHVELLQKKFEEFQTDLAAHEERVNEVNQLAAKLIQETHPEAELIVRKQDEVNAAWQRLKGLAQARQGKLFGAAEVQRFNRDVDETISWIKEKEQLMASDDFGRDLASVQALLRKHEGLERDLAALEDKVNTLGGDAERLQQTHPQNASQIHLKKDELITNWEQIRTLAAERHARLNDSYRLQRFTADFRDLTSWVTEMKALINADELANDVAGAEALLDRHQEHKGEIDAHEDSFRATDEAGQALLNTGHYASDEVKEKLGILSEEKESLLELWEVRRQQYEQCMDLQLFYRDTEQVDNWMSKQEAFLLNEDLGDSLDSVEALLKKHEDFEKSLSAQEEKITALDEFATKLIQNNHYAKEDVATRRDALLSRRNALHERAQSRRAALEDSFHLQQFFRDSDELKSWINEKMKTATDEAYKDPSNLQGKVQKHQAFEAELSANQSRIDALQKSGQELLDGKHYASDEVAGRMEEVSSQWKKLLEATDLKGIKLREANQQQQFNRNVEDIELWLYEVEGHLASDDYGKDLTSVQNLQKKHALLEADVAAHQDRIDGITIQARQFQEAGHFDADNIRKKQEALVVRYEGLREPMAARKQKLSDSLRLQQLFRDVEDEETWIREKEPIAASTNRGKDLIGVQNLLKKHQALQAEITGHEPRIKAVTQKGEAMVEEGHFAGEDVKSKLAELHGRWDTLKAKASQRRQDLEDSLQAQQYFADANEAESWMREKEPIVGSTDYGKDEDSAEALLKKHEALMSDLSAYGSSIQALKEQAQSCRQQVAPTDDETGKELVLALYDYQEKSPREVTMKKGDILTLLNSTNKDWWKVEVNDRQGFVPAAYVKKLDPTQSSSRENLLDEHGSIALRQDQIDNQYGTLLELGEKRKDMLEKSCKKFMLFREANELQQWINEKEGALTNEEMGSDLEQVEVLQKKFDDFQKDLKANESRLRDINKVASELESEGLMAEEAPMMQAQQQELLGSAPGKDEADSKTASPWKNIRLAVQTTANFNTIKELNNRWRSLQQLAEERSNMLGSAHEVQRFHRDADETKEWIEEKNQALNTDNYGHDLASVQALQRKHEGFERDLAALGDKVNSLGETAERLIQSHPEAVDDIQEKCTELNTAWSSLVGRADQRKDKLGNSHDLQRFLSDFRDLMSWINGIRGLVSSEELAKDVTGAEALLERHQEHRTEIDARAGTFQAFEQFGQQLLARGHYASPEIQQKLEALDRERADLEKAWVQRRMMLDQCLELQLFNRDCEQAENWMAAREAFLASDDKGDSLDSVEALIKKHEDFDKAINVQEEKIAALQSFADQLIGADHYAKPEIFNRRNEVLDRWRRLKAQMIEKRSKLGESQTLQQFSRDVDEIEAWISEKLQTATDESYKDPTNIQSKHQKHQAFEAELHANADRIRGVIDTGNALIQRGACAGSEDAVKVRLNALDEQWQFLVNKSAEKSQKLKEANKQQNFNTGIKDFDFWLSEVEALLASEDYGKDLASVNNLLKKHQLLEADISAHEDRLKDLNGQADSLMASNAFDTSQVKDKRDAVNGRFTKIKSMAAGRRAKLNESHRLHQFFRDLDDEESWIKEKKLLVSSEDYGRDLTGVQNLRKKHKRLEAELGAHEPAIQSVLDTGKKLSDDNTIGQEEIQQRLAQFVDHWKELKDLSGARGQRLEESLEYQQFVANVEEEEAWINEKLNLVGSEDYGDTLAAVQGLLKKHEAFETDFTVHRDRVNDVCANGEELIKKNNHHVDNISAKMSALRGKVSELERAAAQRKAKLDENSAFLQFNWKADVVESWIGEKENSLKTDDYGRDLSSVQTLLTKQETFDAGLQAFQQEGITNITALKDQLLAAKHVQSKAIEARHAALMKRWNQLLSNSAARKKKLLEAQEHFRKVEDLFLTFAKKASAFNSWFENAEEDLTDPVRCNSLEEIRALREAHEAFRSSLSSAQADFNQLAELDQQIKSYQVVSNPYTWFTMEALEETWRNLQKIIKERELELQKEQRRQEENDKLRQEFAQHANAFHQWLQETRTYLLDGSCMVEESGTLESQLEATKRKHQEIRAMRSQLKKIEDLGAAMEEALILDNKYTEHSTVGLAQQWDQLDQLGMRMQHNLEQQIQARNTTGVTEEALKEFSMMFKHFDKEKSGRLNHQEFKSCLRSLGYDLPMVEEGEPDPEFESILDTVDPNRDGNVSLQEYMAFMISRETENVKSSEEIESAFRALSTENKPYVTKEELYQNLTKEQADYCLSHMKPYLDSKGRELPSAFDFVEFTRSLFVN; via the exons ATGGTGTGTTTTCCCCAGAAAATGGACACCGCAGGGGCCAAAGTGCTGGAGACAGCAGAAGACATCCAGGAGCGCCGGCAGCAGGTGCTGGACCGCTACCGGCGTTTCAAGGACCTGTCGATTATGCGCCGGCAGAAGCTGGAGGACTCTTACCGCTTTCAGTTTTTCCGCCGTGACGCAGATGAGTTGGAGAAGTGGATCCAGGAGAAGCTGCAGATCGCCTCTGATGAGAACTACAAGGACCCCTCCAACCTGCAG GGTAAGCTGCAGAAACATCAGGCCTTTGAAGCTGAAGTTCAGGCCAACTCTGGGGCCATTGTCAAACTGGACGACACAGGAAACCTCATGATCACCGAGGGCCACTTCGCCTCTGAGACCATCCGA ACTCGTCTGGAGGAGCTGCATCGCCTGTGGGACCTCTTGCTGCAGAGGACCAAGGAGAAGGGCATGCGTCTGCTGCAGGCCCAGAAACTGGTTCAGTACCTGCGTGAGTGTGAAGATGCTCTGGACTGGATCAGTGATAAG GAGGCCATGGCCACCTCAGAGGAGCTGGGTCAGGACCTGGAGCATGTGGAGCTTCTGCAGAAGAAGTTTGAGGAGTTCCAGACAGACCTGGCAGCCCATGAGGAGCGCGTCAATGAGGTGAACCAGCTTGCAGCCAAGCTGATACAGGAAACCCACCCTGAGGCTGAGCTGATAGTTCGTAAGCAGGACGAGGTCAATGCTGCTTGGCAGCGCCTGAAGGGTCTGGCCCAGGCGAGGCAGGGCAAACTGTTTGGAGCTGCTGAGGTGCAGCGCTTCAACAG GGATGTGGATGAGACCATCAGTTGGATCAAGGAGAAGGAGCAGCTGATGGCCTCAGATGACTTTGGCCGTGACCTGGCCAGTGTGCAGGCTCTCCTGCGCAAACACGAGGGTCTGGAGAGAGACCTGGCTGCCCTGGAAGATAAG GTTAACACACTGGGCGGTGATGCAGAGCGTCTACAGCAAACACATCCCCAAAACGCCTCCCAGATCCACCTGAAGAAGGATGAACTCATCACCAACTGGGAGCAGATTCGCACTCTGGCTGCTGAGCGTCACGCTCGCCTGAACGACTCCTACCG GCTGCAGCGTTTCACTGCAGACTTCAGGGATCTAACCAGCTGGGTGACAGAGATGAAGGCCCTGATCAACGCTGATGAACTGGCCAATGACGTAGCTGGAGCTGAGGCTCTGCTAGACCGCCACCAGGAGCATAAG GGAGAGATTGATGCTCATGAGGACAGCTTCAGAGCCACTGATGAAGCTGGCCAGGCTCTGCTCAATACAGGACACTATGCCTCTGACGAGGTCAAGGAAAAG ctGGGCATCCTTTCTGAGGAGAAGGAGTCTCTGCTGGAGTTGTGGGAGGTTCGCAGGCAGCAATATGAGCAGTGCATGGACCTGCAGCTCTTCTACAGAGATACTGAGCAAGTTGACAACTGGATGAGCAAACAAGAG GCTTTCCTCCTGAATGAAGATCTTGGAGACTCCCTGGACAGTGTGGAGGCACTGCTGAAGAAACATGAGGACTTTGAGAAGTCACTCAGTGCCCAAGAAGAGAAGATCACT GCCCTTGATGAGTTTGCTACCAAACTAATCCAGAACAATCACTATGCCAAAGAGGATGTGGCCACCCGCAGAGATGCT CTGCTCAGCCGCCGCAACGCCCTGCATGAGCGCGCTCAGTCTCGTCGTGCTGCCTTGGAGGACTCTTTCCACCTGCAGCAGTTCTTCAGGGACTCAGACGAGCTCAAGAGCTGGATCAACGAGAAGATGAAGACTGCCACTGATGAGGCTTACAAG GACCCCTCCAACCTGCAGGGCAAGGTGCAGAAACACCAGGCCTTCGAAGCGGAGCTGTCGGCTAACCAGAGCCGCATCGATGCCCTGCAGAAGTCTGGCCAGGAGCTGCTGGATGGGAAGCACTATGCCTCTGATGAGGTGGCTGGTCGCATGGAGGAGGTCAGCTCTCAGTGGAAGAAACTGCTGGAGGCCACTGATCTCAAAG GCATCAAGCTCCGTGAGgccaaccagcagcagcagttcaacAGGAACGTAGAGGACATTGAGCTGTGGCTGTATGAGGTTGAGGGTCACCTGGCTTCAGACGACTATGGAAAAGACCTGACCAGTGTCCAGAACCTGCAGAAGAAACATGCCCTGCTGGAGGCTGACGTGGCTGCTCACCAG GACCGAATTGACGGCATAACAATCCAGGCTCGCCAGTTCCAAGAGGCTGGACACTTTGATGCAGACAACATCCGCAAGAAACAGGAGGCTTTGGTGGTTCGTTACGAAGGTCTGCGCGAGCCCATGGCTGCACGCAAGCAGAAACTGTCCGACTCTCTTCGGCTCCAGCAGCTGTTCAGAGACGTAGAGGATGAGGAGACTTGGATCCGTGAGAAAGAGCCCATCGCTGCCTCTACTAACAGAG GCAAAGATCTGATTGGTGTCCAGAACCTACTGAAGAAGCACCAGGCCCTGCAGGCTGAGATCACCGGTCATGAGCCTCGCATTAAAGCCGTCACCCAGAAAGGAGAGGCCATGGTGGAGGAAG GGCACTTTGCTGGTGAGGATGTGAAATCTAAGCTGGCTGAACTACATGGACGCTGGGACACGCTGAAGGCCAAGGCCTCCCAGAGGAGACAAGACCTGGAAGATTCTCTACAGGCCCAGCAGTACTTTGCCGATGCCAACGAGGCTGAGTCTTggatgagggagaaggagcCCATCGTTGGAAGCACAGACTACGGCAAAGACGAGGACTCTGCTGAG GCTCTGCTGAAGAAGCACGAAGCCCTGATGTCTGACCTGAGTGCGTACGGCAGCAGCATCCAGGCCTTGAAGGAACAGGCCCAGTCCTGCAGG CAACAAGTGGCACCAACTGATGATGAGACCGGGAAGGAGCTGGTCCTGGCTCTGTACGACTACCAGGAGAAGAGCCCCCGTGAAGTTACCATGAAGAAGGGCGACATCCTCACCCTGCTCAACAGCACCAACAAG GACTGGTGGAAGGTGGAGGTCAATGATCGCCAGGGCTTTGTTCCTGCTGCTTACGTTAAGAAACTGGACCCCACCCAGTCCTCTTCTAGGGAAAACCTGCTGGATGAACACGGCAGCATCGCACTGCGCCAAGACCAGATCGACAATCA ATACGGCACCCTGTTAGAGCTGGGAGAGAAACGCAAGGACATGCTGGAGAAGAGCTGCAAGAAGTTCATGTTGTTCAGGGAGGCCAACGAGCTGCAGCAGTGGATCAATGAGAAGGAGGGCGCCCTCACTAACGAAGAGATGGGCTCTGACCTGGAGCAGGTCGAGGTCCTGCAGAAGAAGTTTGACGACTTCCAGAAG GACCTGAAGGCCAACGAGTCTCGTCTGAGGGACATCAACAAAGTGGCGTCTGAGCTGGAGTCTGAAGGCCTCATGGCTGAGGAGGCCCCCATGATGCAGGCTCAG caACAAGAGCTGCTTGGCTCTGCTCCTGGCAAG gaTGAAGCTGATTCCAAGACTGCATCTCCATGGAAG AATATACGCTTGGCTGTTCAAACAACGGCTAACTTTAATACTATCAAG GAGCTGAATAATCGCTGGCGGTCCCTGCAGCAGCTGGCTGAAGAAAGGAGCAACATGCTGGGCAGTGCCCACGAGGTGCAGAGGTTCCACAG GGATGCTGATGAAACTAAAGAGTGGATTGAGGAGAAGAACCAGGCCCTCAACACTGACAACTACGGTCACGACTTGGCCAGTGTCCAAGCTCTGCAGCGCAAACATGAAGGCTTTGAGAGAGACCTGGCAGCCCTGGGTGACAAG GTGAACTCCCTTGGGGAGACAGCGGAGCGTCTGATCCAGTCCCACCCTGAAGCAGTGGACGACATCCAGGAGAAATGCACTGAGCTGAACACTGCCTGGAGCAGCCTGGTGGGACGTGCCGACCAACGCAAAGACAAGCTTGGCAACTCTCACGACCTGCAGCGCTTCCTCTCTGACTTCAG AGATCTGATGTCCTGGATCAATGGAATTCGAGGACTGGTGTCCTCAGAGGAGCTGGCCAAAGATGTGACCGGAGCCGAGGCCCTTCTGGAAAGACACCAG GAACACCGCACTGAGATCGACGCTCGTGCTGGTACCTTCCAGGCCTTTGAACAGTTCGGTCAGCAGCTGCTAGCACGAGGCCACTATGCCAGTCCCGAGATTCAGCAGAAACTGGAGGCTCTAGACCGTGAGCGTGCCGACCTGGAGAAGGCCTGGGTGCAGCGCCGCATGATGTTGGACCAGTGCCTTGAGCTCCAG CTCTTCAACAGGGACTGTGAACAGGCTGAGAACTGGATGGCAGCTCGTGAAGCCTTCCTGGCCAGTGACGACAAGGGAGACTCCCTGGACAGCGTGGAGGCCCTCATCAAGAAACACGAAGACTTTGATAAAGCCATTAACGTGCAG GAGGAGAAGATTGCTGCTCTGCAGTCCTTTGCTGACCAGCTGATTGGAGCTGATCATTACGCCAAACCTGAGATCTTCAATCGCCGCAACGAAGTGCTCGACAG GTGGCGTCGACTGAAGGCCCAGATGATCGAAAAGCGTTCTAAACTGGGTGAATCCCAGACCCTGCAGCAGTTCAGCCGGGATGTGGACGAGATAGAAGCTTGGATCAGCGAAAAGCTGCAGACTGCAACTGATGAGTCCTACAAGGACCCGACCAACATCCAG AGTAAACACCAGAAGCATCAGGCGTTCGAGGCCGAGCTGCACGCCAACGCAGACCGAATCCGCGGGGTCATCGATACCGGTAACGCCCTGATCCAGAGAGGAGCCTGTGCTGGCAGCGAGGATGCGGTCAAG gTGCGCCTCAACGCTCTGGATGAACAGTGGCAGTTCCTCGTCAACAAATCTGCAGAAAAGAGCCAGAAACTGAAAGAAGCCAACAAGCAGCAGAACTTCAATACGGGCATCAAGGACTTTGACTTCTGGCTCTCTGAG GTGGAAGCCCTTCTCGCCTCTGAGGATTATGGTAAAGATCTGGCATCAGTCAACAACCTTCTGAAGAAACACCAGCTGCTGGAGGCTGATATTTCTGCCCATGAG GATCGTCTGAAGGATCTGAACGGCCAGGCTGACAGCCTGATGGCCAGCAACGCCTTCGACACCTCGCAGGTGAAGGACAAGCGCGATGCCGTCAACGGCCGCTTCACCAAGATCAAGAGCATGGCAGCCGGCCGCCGCGCTAAACTCAACGAGTCCCACCGCCTGCATCAGTTCTTCAGGGACCTGGATGATGAAGAGTCTTGGATCAA agaaaagaaattGCTTGTGAGTTCGGAAGACTACGGACGTGATTTGACAGGAGTACAGAATCTGAGGAAGAAACACAAGAGGCTGGAGGCCGAGCTGGGAGCCCATGAGCCGGCCATTCAG TCGGTGCTGGACACTGGGAAGAAGCTGTCTGATGACAACACCATCGGTCAGGAGGAGATCCAGCAGAGGCTTGCCCAGTTTGTCGACCACTGGAAGGAACTCAAAGACTTATCTGGAGCAAG GGGACAGAGACTGGAGGAGTCGCTGGAGTACCAGCAGTTTGTGGCGAAcgtggaagaagaagaagcttgGATTAATGAGAAGTTGAATCTAGTGGGAAGCGAAGACTATGGAGACACACTGGCTGCTGTGCAG GGCTTGCTGAAAAAGCATGAAGCATTCGAGACCGACTTCACCGTGCACAGAGACAGAGTCAACGATGTGTGTGCTAACGGAGAGGAGCTTATCAAGAAG AACAACCATCACGTGGACAACATCAGTGCCAAGATGTCGGCTCTGCGAGGTAAAGTGTCTGAGCTGGAGAGGGCAGCAGCTCAGAGGAAGGCCAAGCTGGATGAAAACTCAGCATTCCTGCAGTTCAACTGGAAGGCTGACGTGGTGGAGTCCTGGATCG GTGAGAAAGAGAACAGCCTGAAGACTGATGACTACGGCAGAGACTTGTCCTCTGTGCAGACCCTGCTCACCAAGCAG GAGACATTTGATGCCGGTCTCCAGGCCTTCCAGCAGGAGGGCATCACCAACATCACGGCTCTCAAAgaccagctgctggctgccaAGCACGTCCAATCGAAAGCCATCGAAGCTCGTCATGCTGCCTTGATGAAGCGCTGGAACCAGCTGCTGTCCAACTCAGCCGCTCGCAAGAAGAAGCTTCTGGAGGCTCAAGAGCACTTCAGAAAG GTTGAGGACTTGTTCCTGACATTCGCCAAGAAGGCGTCGGCTTTCAACAGTTGGTTTGAGAACGCAGAGGAGGATCTGACAGACCCTGTGAGGTGCaactctctggaggagatcaggGCGCTGCGCGAAGCCCACGAGGCCTTCCGCTCCTCACTGAGCTCTGCTCAGGCAGACTTCAACCAGCTAGCTGAACTGGACCAGCAGATCAAGAGCTACCAGGTGGTGTCTAACCCCTACACCTGGTTCACCATGGAGGCCCTGGAGGAGACCTGGAGGAACCTGCAGAAGATCATCAAG gaGCGAGAGCTGGAGCTGCAGAAGGAGCAGAGGAGGCAGGAGGAAAACGACAAGTTGCGTCAGGAGTTTGCACAGCACGCCAACGCTTTCCACCAGTGGCTGCAGGAGACCAG GACATATCTGCTGGATGG